Proteins found in one Eriocheir sinensis breed Jianghai 21 chromosome 14, ASM2467909v1, whole genome shotgun sequence genomic segment:
- the LOC126998627 gene encoding rab-like protein 6, with product MFSALRKLTGRGEGGPGSTTSPPGMQAMAASLQRRFARGVQYNMKIVIRGDRNVGKSCLFRRLQGQPFHEEYIPTEEIQVASIQWSYKATDDVVKVEVWDVVDKGKKKKKIEGLKLDNSSLEFEEPALDAEFLDVYKGTNGVILMLDMTKNWTFDYVRREIVNVPSHIPVLVLANHRDMGHHRVVSEDDVRFFVESLERPEGAADIRYTESSMRNGYGLKLLHKFFNLPFLQLQRVTLLRQLETNTAEIEATVQELDVYQESDDADYDIFLSQLTDRRREKADSLGPVPQAAVPINTVPFTQMQGAAMVPGGSVSPTINGVPRSTSMPVSLSSASPGTQPSPTPATVPSPKTSSPSKQPPRTTPVTSTSTTASASVTPNTSSSISPTPGGTTQAPKPAQSPEKTQEKTGFMSRIFSRKEQDPPKETILVPDGVAVAGEPVSVDDFVPDGGRLDQSFLNDVASLSIKESSPVLVEEESEDECDGNPMVSGFQVDLDPDDLQMGSGVGVGLEEEEEESKDESGYCEERNTTGSAKLVHCGLADLDLDSLDSEDVIRTSKKSLNVTSSSESDVQSQQTSFLGSDADPFSLKQTKTPSSMGGLKEKEGDEKVDHLDDWLNSEESTIVNPYVSTSSMMPEGVALEDSDAEEGPLPEGSQVLEKVGPHSCSTSRSDSPLESAERKKKQKRKDKEKKEKDDDKSVRKHKKKSKDKDKEKEKEGEKKKKKKKRDKDKDDLEEFFSGSPEKEFDEAYEAI from the exons ATGTTTTCTGCCCTGCGCAAGTtgacggggaggggggaggggggccccGGAAGCACCACCTCTCCCCCAGGAATGCAGGCTATGGCAGCCTCTCTTCAGCGACGCTTCGCCCGAGGGGTTCAGTACAACA TGAAAATAGTTATCAGGGGGGACCGCAACGTGGGGAAGTCATGCCTCTTCCGCCGCCTTCAAGGTCAGCCTTTCCATGAGGAGTACATTCCCACAGAGGAGATTCAG GTGGCCAGCATACAGTGGAGCTACAAGGCCACTGATGATGTTGTCAAGGTGGAGGTTTGGGATGTTGtcgacaaaggaaagaaaaagaaaaag ATTGAAGGCCTCAAGCTGGACAACAGCAGCCTTGAGTTTGAGGAGCCTGCCTTGGATGCAGAATTTCTTGATGTGTATAAAGGAACTAATGGTGTCATCCTTATGCTGGACATGACCAAAAACTG GACCTTCGACTATGTGCGTCGGGAGATAGTCAACGTGCCGAGCCACATTCCCGTGTTGGTGCTGGCCAACCACCGCGACATGGGCCACCACAGGGTTGTGTCTGAGGATGATGTTCGATTCTTTGTGGAGAGCTTGGAGAG GCCTGAGGGAGCTGCAGACATCCGTTACACAGAGTCGTCAATGCGTAATGGGTATGGTTTGAAGCTGCTTCACAAATTCTTCAATCTACCATTCCTCCAGCTGCAGAGAGTCACACTCCTGAGGCAGCTGGAAACCAACACTGCTGAAATTGAAGCCACAGTGCAGGAGCTTGATGTGTATCAGGAGAGTGATGATGCTGACTATGACAT CTTCCTGAGCCAACTGACTGACAGGCGCAGGGAGAAGGCCGATTCTCTTGGTCCTGTGCCCCAAGCTGCGGTGCCAATAAACACTGTTCCCTTCACTCAGATGCAGGGTGCAGCCATGGTACCAGGAGGCAGTGTCAGTCCCACAATCAATG GTGTGCCACGGTCCACCTCAATGCCAGTCAGCCTGTCATCAGCATCCCCTGGCACTCAGCCCAGCCCCACGCCTGCCACGGTCCCATCACCCAAGACCTCCTCCCCCAGCAAGCAGCCTCCCAGGACCACTCCGGTGACCAGCACTTCTACAACTgccag TGCCAGTGTGACCCCAAACACCTCCAGCAGCATCAGTCCCACTCCTGGTGGCACCACTCAGGCACCCAAGCCTGCCCAGAGCCCGGAGAAGACCCAGGAAAAGACTGGCTTTATGTCTCGCATATTCAGCAGGAAAGAACAGGACCCACCGAAGGAGACAATTCTAG TGCCAGATGGGGTTGCAGTCGCTGGTGAACCTGTGTCTGTGGATGACTTTGTTCCTGACGGTGGCAGACTGGACCAGTCTTTCCTGAATGATGTGGCTTCATTATCTATTAAAGAATCATCACCTGTACTGGTTGAGGAAGAGAG TGAAGATGAGTGTGATGGAAATCCAATGGTATCAGGCTTCCAAGTTGATCTTGACCCAGATGACCTTCAGATGGGGTCAGGGGTGGGTGTggggcttgaggaggaggaggaggagagtaaggatgAGTCTGGGTATTGTGAGGAAAGAAATACTACTGGCAGTGCAAAACTTGTTCATTGTGGTTTAGCAGATTTGGATCTGGACAGCTTGGATAGCGAAGACGTCATAAGAACTAGTAAAAAGAGCTTGAATGTCACAAGTTCCTCTGAAAGTGATGTTCAGAGTCAACAGACCAGTTTCCTGGGGTCTGATGCTGATCCATTTAGCTTGAAGCAGACCAAGACCCCAAGCAGCATGGGTGggctgaaggagaaggagggggacgaGAAAGTGGACCACCTAGATGACTGGCTGAATTCAGAGGAGAGCACTATCGTTAACCCTTATGTCTCTACATCCAGCATGATGCCAGAGGGAGTTGCCCTTGAGGATTCTGATGCTGAGGAAG GTCCACTGCCTGAGGGCTCCCAGGTCCTGGAGAAGGTGGGTCCACATAGCTGCAGCACGTCCAGGAGTGACAGTCCTCTTGAGTCTGCTGAGCgcaagaagaagcaaaaaaggaaagataaggagaaaaaggaaaag gATGATGATAAATCTGTCAGAAAAcataagaagaaaagtaaagataaagataaggagaaggaaaaagaaggcgagaagaagaagaagaaaaagaagagagacaaggatAAAGATGATTTGGAAGAGTTCTTCAGCGGTTCACCTGAAAAAGAGTTTGACGAGGCCTATGAAGCCATCTAA